A region of Nostoc sp. C052 DNA encodes the following proteins:
- a CDS encoding DUF2958 domain-containing protein → MKLLTKANRRQLPALYAQGKNKDPIVYVKFFTPDSNFTWYATEFDGEDKFFGLVQQGQFEELGYFLLSELSNNRGPSGLTIERDLYFTPKPLSQVRRK, encoded by the coding sequence ATGAAACTATTAACCAAGGCAAATCGTAGGCAATTGCCAGCCCTTTATGCTCAAGGCAAAAATAAAGACCCAATTGTATACGTGAAATTTTTTACTCCCGATAGCAACTTCACCTGGTATGCCACTGAATTTGATGGGGAGGATAAATTTTTTGGTTTGGTACAGCAAGGACAATTTGAAGAATTAGGTTATTTCTTACTGAGCGAGCTAAGTAACAATCGTGGCCCATCGGGGCTAACAATTGAACGGGATTTATATTTCACTCCGAAGCCCCTATCACAAGTCCGTCGTAAGTAA
- a CDS encoding DNA cytosine methyltransferase encodes MLGTVVDLYSGVGGLTWGFHQTGFQVKVAIEKDPIHAATYSQNYPSTHVINRSATEVTAEEIVKIAGADIQILVGGPPCQRYSIQSRQMDNDPRGLLIWDFSNKVSLLRPKHFVMENVPGLIAPKFKPVFDALLESFRKIGYGISWRKLNAAEYGTPQDRNRIIVVGTLVGNKLPRIPKPSQEQVTVQDAIADLPEVENFPELLEGDAIDYSLLGSPSDYVRRLNQKVNIQVITGMQRTSHSPEVQERFLATLPNKIEPISRFKKLAWGGRSNTLRAAYDKAHGNHTPPRPIHPDQGRCITVRESARLHGYPDGFRFARTKTKAYQQIGNSVPPLLSLAIAQELAKVS; translated from the coding sequence ATGCTAGGAACAGTAGTCGATCTATACTCTGGAGTAGGTGGCTTAACTTGGGGTTTTCACCAAACTGGTTTTCAAGTGAAAGTAGCAATTGAGAAAGATCCCATCCATGCAGCTACATATTCTCAAAATTATCCAAGTACGCATGTAATTAATCGTTCAGCCACTGAAGTTACAGCGGAAGAAATTGTAAAAATAGCTGGAGCAGATATTCAAATTTTAGTTGGTGGGCCTCCTTGCCAGCGATACAGTATTCAAAGCCGTCAGATGGATAATGATCCTAGAGGTTTGTTGATTTGGGATTTCTCAAATAAGGTTTCTTTATTGCGTCCAAAGCATTTTGTCATGGAAAATGTCCCAGGACTAATTGCTCCAAAATTTAAGCCAGTTTTCGATGCCTTGCTAGAAAGCTTCAGAAAAATTGGTTACGGAATTTCGTGGCGAAAACTCAACGCTGCGGAATACGGTACGCCGCAAGACCGAAATCGGATTATTGTTGTTGGTACTTTAGTAGGCAATAAATTGCCCCGGATTCCTAAACCTTCTCAAGAACAAGTAACGGTTCAAGATGCGATCGCAGATTTACCGGAAGTGGAAAATTTCCCAGAGTTGTTAGAAGGAGATGCGATCGATTACAGCTTGCTTGGTTCTCCTAGCGACTACGTTAGAAGATTGAATCAAAAAGTAAACATTCAAGTTATTACAGGGATGCAGCGTACCAGTCATTCGCCAGAGGTACAGGAAAGATTTTTAGCAACTCTTCCCAACAAGATCGAACCCATTAGCAGATTTAAAAAGCTGGCATGGGGAGGCAGAAGCAACACTTTAAGAGCTGCGTATGATAAAGCACATGGAAATCACACACCGCCACGCCCAATCCATCCAGACCAAGGTAGATGCATTACTGTCCGCGAATCGGCAAGATTGCACGGATACCCGGATGGTTTTAGATTTGCTCGCACAAAAACCAAAGCTTATCAACAAATAGGCAATTCTGTACCTCCTTTGCTTTCGCTGGCGATCGCCCAAGAGCTAGCAAAGGTATCTTGA